A genomic segment from Polyangium mundeleinium encodes:
- a CDS encoding PAS domain-containing sensor histidine kinase, with product MTGGMATEFERLYRSIFEHAFDGILVADDEGRLLDVNPRACELLRAPRDELLRWTVFDLRPPELAAELREAWPAFLEAGRFKAEGPFQRADGTTFIGEFAAQTHFIPGRHLSTLRDVSARKQSEEALRLSEQRLARAQRIAKIGSWEWVAATDETTWSDEVFRLFGLPPSDEKKAYGEFLAFVHPLDRARVDEAVQRALRGLATYSIDYRISAADGVERIVHAEGDVVRDEAGRMRSMTGTMQDVTAQRRADMALQKSELLFRQVLETLPVGVWVSDEHGQSVLANPAARRIWGGLVGPERLGEYKAWWVATGKKVKPDEWALLRAVRAGETSQNELVEIETFDGRRRLVLNSAAPVRDAEGRILGAFAINDDVTEQRRLEAEREALVRAFATERRWLRTVIDGSPIGIVLCELTEEPRFILNRRAEELFGVTGPIEDVLGLLRERLYHPDGSRVPHGDLSVERCMRGDVVTGRELLVRIPDKPDVPILTNASPIRSEEGQMLGAVVTYEDIGPLKELERLRQEWTSVVAHDLRQPVTTIMTLASMLARLPDPTARRRAERIVASTERLERMIGDLLDLSRIEAHRLTLVRAPTDVPALLTHVIEASEACERVTLSICGELPAVSVDAQRIEQVAENLLSNALKYGAPGTPIEVVAEVRGNEIVVTVRNQGPGITTEDMRALFERFQRGHARGSTIKGLGLGLYIVRGLVEAHGGRVEAESVPGETTTFSFSLPITERPEGAQAD from the coding sequence ATGACGGGAGGGATGGCCACGGAGTTCGAGCGGCTCTACCGAAGCATCTTCGAGCACGCGTTCGACGGGATCCTCGTCGCGGACGACGAGGGGCGCCTCCTCGACGTGAACCCGCGCGCCTGTGAGCTTTTGCGCGCCCCTCGCGACGAGCTCTTGCGATGGACCGTGTTCGATCTCCGGCCCCCCGAGCTCGCGGCCGAGCTCCGGGAGGCGTGGCCGGCGTTCCTCGAAGCCGGACGCTTCAAGGCCGAGGGGCCGTTCCAACGCGCCGACGGGACCACGTTCATCGGTGAGTTCGCGGCGCAGACCCATTTCATACCGGGCAGACACCTGTCGACCCTCCGCGACGTCAGCGCACGAAAGCAATCCGAGGAGGCGCTGCGCCTGAGCGAACAGCGCCTCGCCCGCGCCCAGCGGATCGCAAAGATCGGGAGCTGGGAGTGGGTGGCCGCGACGGACGAGACGACGTGGTCGGACGAGGTGTTCCGTCTCTTCGGCCTCCCCCCCTCGGATGAAAAAAAAGCCTACGGGGAGTTCCTCGCATTCGTGCACCCGCTCGACCGCGCGCGCGTGGACGAAGCGGTGCAACGAGCCCTCCGCGGGCTCGCGACCTATTCGATCGATTACCGCATCTCCGCCGCCGACGGGGTCGAGCGGATCGTGCACGCGGAAGGGGACGTGGTCCGCGACGAGGCGGGGCGCATGCGCAGCATGACCGGGACGATGCAGGACGTGACTGCGCAGCGGAGGGCGGACATGGCGCTGCAGAAGAGCGAGCTTCTCTTCCGGCAGGTGCTCGAGACCTTGCCGGTCGGGGTGTGGGTCTCCGACGAGCACGGCCAGTCCGTCCTGGCGAACCCCGCGGCGAGGCGTATCTGGGGCGGGCTCGTCGGGCCCGAACGGCTCGGCGAATACAAGGCGTGGTGGGTCGCAACGGGCAAGAAGGTGAAGCCCGATGAATGGGCGCTCCTCCGCGCGGTGCGGGCGGGGGAGACCTCGCAGAACGAGCTCGTCGAGATCGAGACCTTCGACGGCCGCCGCAGGCTCGTCCTGAATTCGGCGGCGCCGGTGCGTGATGCAGAGGGGCGCATCCTCGGGGCCTTCGCCATCAACGACGACGTGACCGAGCAGCGGCGGCTCGAAGCGGAGCGCGAGGCGCTCGTCCGCGCTTTCGCAACCGAGCGGCGCTGGCTCCGGACGGTGATCGACGGTTCGCCGATCGGCATCGTGCTCTGCGAGCTGACCGAGGAGCCGCGGTTCATCCTGAACCGGAGGGCCGAGGAGCTCTTCGGCGTGACCGGGCCCATCGAGGACGTGCTCGGCCTGTTGCGGGAGCGGCTCTACCACCCGGACGGCTCGCGCGTGCCGCACGGGGATCTGTCCGTCGAGCGGTGTATGCGCGGCGACGTGGTGACCGGTCGGGAGCTTTTGGTCCGGATCCCCGACAAACCCGACGTGCCGATCTTGACGAATGCATCGCCCATTCGTAGCGAGGAGGGCCAGATGCTCGGCGCCGTCGTGACCTACGAGGACATCGGCCCGCTGAAGGAGCTCGAGCGATTGCGGCAGGAATGGACGAGCGTGGTGGCGCATGACCTGCGCCAGCCGGTCACGACCATCATGACCCTCGCGTCGATGCTCGCGCGCCTGCCCGATCCCACGGCGCGCCGCCGCGCCGAGCGGATCGTCGCGAGCACGGAGCGGCTCGAACGGATGATCGGCGATCTGCTCGATCTCTCGCGGATCGAGGCCCACCGGCTCACGCTCGTGCGCGCGCCGACCGATGTCCCGGCGCTGCTCACGCACGTCATCGAGGCGAGCGAGGCCTGCGAGCGCGTGACGCTCTCGATCTGCGGCGAGCTGCCCGCCGTATCCGTGGATGCGCAGCGGATCGAGCAGGTGGCGGAAAACCTCCTGTCGAACGCGCTCAAATATGGCGCGCCCGGGACGCCGATCGAGGTCGTCGCGGAAGTGCGTGGCAACGAGATCGTGGTGACGGTGCGCAATCAGGGGCCCGGGATCACCACCGAGGACATGCGGGCCTTGTTCGAGCGGTTCCAGCGGGGGCACGCGCGCGGCAGCACGATCAAAGGGCTCGGGCTCGGGCTTTACATCGTGCGGGGCCTCGTGGAGGCACACGGGGGGCGGGTCGAGGCCGAGAGCGTGCCCGGAGAAACCACGACCTTTTCGTTTTCCCTGCCCATCACCGAGAGACCCGAGGGCGCGCAGGCGGACTGA